The nucleotide window GGATGAAAATAAAAATCTGACTTATCAACCATACGTGATCGAAGTCGGTGATCTTAATCATAAAAAAGGTTGGACAGAAATCGACTGTACGGATAAGAAATTCGTTTCTGTGAAGAAGTTTCCAAAATTAGACTCTTTTGTTGATTTCAGTATTGAATAATCAGAAGTAAAAAATAGAAAATTTACCGATTTAAAAGTGTTTGATAATAAGCACTTTAAATACCCTATTTAACATAATGTAAATTATAGGACTTTTTTAGAATTATGTTAATTGGTCATTTTTATGTATCATATCCGGTTATAAATCAATGTGGTATAATATTTTCTAAGCTAAAAGTATATCAATTAAATAATTATGAAAAACGCTTTTTTAATTCTGTCAGCATCCTTATTATTGGTTTGCTCTTGCGAAAAAAATATTGAGAAACAGATCAATGTTGAAAACAGAAAACCTGATACACTGGCCGTTTCAGAAGATCCTAATCAAATTTCGGAACAGGAAAATAAAGATTATTGTTATATGAATGTCATTGGAAAAGATTCTATGTTTTTGTCGTACAAGATCACCAATGGAAATGTTTCCGGAAAATTGAAATACAAAAACTTTGAGAAAGATTCCAATGCTGGCGATATCACAGGTAAAGTTGCTGGTGACACATTGAGAGTCAATTATAAATTTGCATCTGAAGGCTCAGTAAGCGAACGCGAGATTTATTTCCTACAAGACAGCGGCGTTTTATTGGAAGGCATTGGCGACTATGCAGATCCGAGCGCTTCGAAATTGGTTTATTCTTCTGCGCAAGCCATCAATTACTCCAAAGGTCAAAGATTGACACCGGCGGATTGCAAAATGATTGCAGAAAAATTAAAGTAGAAATTTCAGAATAATTTCTACCTATAAAATAAAACAGCAGCTAAAAATTAGCTGCTGTTTCTTTGAAAATAATATATAACTATAAAACTATAGTCTGAATAGAATGCGCTGGTGCAGCGAGTTTCGAAGATTTTCCCTCGATCCAAAGATTGAAATCTGTATCCGCATCACCTTCGTTCATCACGACCACTACTAGTTCCCCACTCTCGTTCAGGAAACTTGTGGAAAGCAGAAAATCCTTATTGGTAGAAGTTCCAACGCGCTGTGCATTTGGTTTCACATATTTGGAAATGTGTCCGATATAATAATATTCATAGGTGTAATGCAATTCCTTCGTTCTTGAATCGTAAATGATCGGTGCAAAACAGAAATTACCGACGTGATTTGGACCACCTTTTTCGTCCAAAAGAATGTTCCAGTCTGTCCACGCAGATGTTCCTTTGTTGAAATCGTTGATCATATTTCTGCCGTACAATTCTCCTAAACTCACATCATAGATTTTTGAAAAATCAAATTGTTCCTTGCAACCTTCTGTGAAAATCAAGAATTTATCAGGAAAAGCTCTGTGTGTTTCTGCCAGATTATCAAATAGTTGGGATTTGTTGTTCCACGTTTCATACCAGTGGTAACCAATTCCGGAGGCGTACTTTGAAGTTTCAGGATCTTGCAAGGTCGTCGTTGCACGTTGGTACATCAAGTCTCTGTTGTGATCCCAAATGATCACTTTTTTGTCCTTGTAATTATTTTTCCAAAGTGTTGGACCGAGGTTTTCCTTTAGGAATTTTGCTTCTTCATCTGCTGTGTACAAGCAAGATTCCCAAGTTTGGATAGCCATTGGTTCATTTTGGATGGTCAATCCCCAAACGGGAATATTTCGTTTTTCATATTCCTGAATGAATTTAACATAGTAATTGGCCCAAACTTGATAATATTTGTCCAATAATTTTCCGCCTTTCAGCATATTATTATTGGTTTTCATCCAGGCTGGCGGACTCCAAGGACTGAAGTAAAATCTAAAATCCTTCGGGTCAATAGCTTTTTGCGCTAATTTGATCAAGGGAATTTTGTACTGTTCATCGTGCTTTACATCAAATGAATTCAGAGATTCATCGTTGTCTTTGACATAAGTGTAGGAATCGCTGGAGAAATCACAGGAGTTCATATTTGTTCGGACAACATTGTAGCCTATCCCCGATTTTCCATAATAAGCCTCGATAAATTCCTTCTGCTTTTCCTTCGGAATCTTCGCAAAAACCTCAGCAGAAGCGTCTGTAATCGCACCACCGATTCCAATCAGCTTTTGATATTTGAAATCCGGATCTACGAAAACACAAACATCCGTTTCTTTAGGTTGAGGAAAATCTGTGAAAACCGCATTCGATTTCTTGGCAAATTTCTCATTGCTCTTTTGCGAAGTAAGAATCACTTTTCCTTGCTTCATTCCTTTTTTCCAGTAATTCTGGGCATTCATATTTGCCGAAAGTGATAAAGCAGCAAATAATACAATTGTCTTTTTCATTTTGTTTTATAGTTGGACATCAAAGACTTGATATCAATTGATTAATTATTTTTTATAAATTCTGACATAATCTATCAGAAATTTTTGTGGATATATCGATTCATCCACACCTTCTTTTCCGCCCCAGTTCCCTCCTACTGCCTGATTCAGGATCAAATAGAATGGTTGGTCAAATGGCCAGGCTTCGTAGTCATTTTCAGTTTTAATGTAGGTGAAATATTTTTTGTCATCCACGAACATCTCAATCTTTTCTGGCGTCCAATCGGCTCTGTAAACGTGGAAGTTTTCTGCAACATCTTTGATGATGATCGTATCCGTTTTCTGAGTGTTGATGATATGATTGTACTTCTTGGTGTGGACTGATGCGTGTACATAACCTTCGTTGTAACCAACGTGTTCCATAATGTCGATCTCGCCATCATCTGGCCATTCTATGATGTTTTTGCTCAGCATCCAGATGGCTGGCCAGGTTCCTTTACCTTTTGGCAATTTGGCTCGCACCTCCACAGTTCCGTACTGGAATGGAAAAGTATTTTTCGTGATCAATTTTGCTGAAGTGTAATCGTTCTTCTCCCACTTTTCTCTTTTGGCTTCGATGATTAGATTTCCGTTTTCTACTCTTGCATTTTCGGTTCTGTCTTTGGTGTAGAACTGAAGTTCATTATTCCCAAAACCATCACCGCCAACTTCAAATTCCCATTTGGAAGCGTCTGGCAAACCTTTGCTATTGAACTCGTCCTGAAAGACCAGTTTTCCTTTGTCCGCATTTTTTTGATTAATGCAAGATAAACTGGTCATTGAGATCAATGAAAGAATCGAAATTATTTTGATTGGATTTATGTTCATATTCAGAATTAATTATAATCAAGCCTTAAAAAACATAGGTCGCCACAGCTCGCGCTGGTAATGATGTTGCACCAGATTTACCATTCATTTTGATATTGAAATTTTCGATGGCATTTCCTTCATTAAGGACAATCAAAGTTGTTTTTCCGTCAGGCGTTGTGAAAGCTACTGAGCTCAGATTACCTGGTTGAGTAGAAGCAATTCTTTGAGAATTCTGAGGGACAAATTTGGATGCGTGTGCAATGATGTAATAAGCCACATTTTTTGTGAATGCTTCATTATGATTGACTGTGATGGCACCTTTGCATTGCGTACAACCACCGTCTGTATGCGGATTGAAATTGGGGTCGTTGGCCAAATTCCATTCCAAAGCGATCTTGCTCCAGTTTCTCATAGAACCGATGATCACATTTTTGGAATGCCACATCATATCATCAGAAAACGAAGATGTAGAGCCAGTCCATTGCTCCGTAAAATATAGATTCTTGGTTGGATAGGCCAAATGCACATTACTCAAAACAGCGATGTTGCCCGCATAAAGATGAAATGCCGAACCGTCCACATACTTTGAAGCTTCGGCATCTGCCAAGATCTCCATTGGATATTCCGGTTTGTCACAATTGTGGTCATACAGGACGATCTTTGTTGTGATATTTGCCGCTTGAAAAGCTGGTCCAAGACTGTTTTTGATGAATGTCGCCTGTTGTGGAGCGGTCATCAGCAAACTAGGATTGTTGCCAGGATGCAACGGTTCGTTTTGAGGTGTGATGGCGTCAATTGTAATTCCCTGCGCCTTCATTCCCTGAATATATTTCACAA belongs to Chryseobacterium sp. KACC 21268 and includes:
- a CDS encoding glycoside hydrolase family 30 protein, yielding MKKTIVLFAALSLSANMNAQNYWKKGMKQGKVILTSQKSNEKFAKKSNAVFTDFPQPKETDVCVFVDPDFKYQKLIGIGGAITDASAEVFAKIPKEKQKEFIEAYYGKSGIGYNVVRTNMNSCDFSSDSYTYVKDNDESLNSFDVKHDEQYKIPLIKLAQKAIDPKDFRFYFSPWSPPAWMKTNNNMLKGGKLLDKYYQVWANYYVKFIQEYEKRNIPVWGLTIQNEPMAIQTWESCLYTADEEAKFLKENLGPTLWKNNYKDKKVIIWDHNRDLMYQRATTTLQDPETSKYASGIGYHWYETWNNKSQLFDNLAETHRAFPDKFLIFTEGCKEQFDFSKIYDVSLGELYGRNMINDFNKGTSAWTDWNILLDEKGGPNHVGNFCFAPIIYDSRTKELHYTYEYYYIGHISKYVKPNAQRVGTSTNKDFLLSTSFLNESGELVVVVMNEGDADTDFNLWIEGKSSKLAAPAHSIQTIVL
- a CDS encoding glycoside hydrolase family 16 protein gives rise to the protein MNINPIKIISILSLISMTSLSCINQKNADKGKLVFQDEFNSKGLPDASKWEFEVGGDGFGNNELQFYTKDRTENARVENGNLIIEAKREKWEKNDYTSAKLITKNTFPFQYGTVEVRAKLPKGKGTWPAIWMLSKNIIEWPDDGEIDIMEHVGYNEGYVHASVHTKKYNHIINTQKTDTIIIKDVAENFHVYRADWTPEKIEMFVDDKKYFTYIKTENDYEAWPFDQPFYLILNQAVGGNWGGKEGVDESIYPQKFLIDYVRIYKK
- a CDS encoding glycoside hydrolase family 30 beta sandwich domain-containing protein; this encodes MFTKSKAYPNKMFFFGIAIFSLMFCQSSTVDEQTTPDPPTGGGNTGNYATASFWLTKADESSKLQKQTDILFNNAANNYQTLDVDASQKYQTIDGFGYTLTGGSVQVINQLSAAKKEELLQDLFSNKDNSIAVSYIRLSIGASDLNSSVFSYDDMPAGQTDLSLANFSLAKDQALIEMLKKILTINPNIKIMATPWSPPVWMKDNGSTIGGSLQPEYYNVYAQYFVKYIQGMKAQGITIDAITPQNEPLHPGNNPSLLMTAPQQATFIKNSLGPAFQAANITTKIVLYDHNCDKPEYPMEILADAEASKYVDGSAFHLYAGNIAVLSNVHLAYPTKNLYFTEQWTGSTSSFSDDMMWHSKNVIIGSMRNWSKIALEWNLANDPNFNPHTDGGCTQCKGAITVNHNEAFTKNVAYYIIAHASKFVPQNSQRIASTQPGNLSSVAFTTPDGKTTLIVLNEGNAIENFNIKMNGKSGATSLPARAVATYVF